One region of Mucilaginibacter gotjawali genomic DNA includes:
- the bioD gene encoding dethiobiotin synthase, with protein MNNRPIFVTGIGTGIGKTIVSAALVEKLKADYWKPVQSGDLENSDTITVKNLISNSKTVFFEEAYRLTQPFSPHKSAAIDGISIKPENIGLPATSNTLVIEGAGGLMVPLNTDFLMIDLIRQLGAAVILVSQNYLGSINHTLLSAYALKKENIPVRGIIFNGVKDIYSKDFILENTGFELLGHIPAYDILDKKAIIDAGLFINGL; from the coding sequence ATGAATAACAGGCCAATATTTGTTACGGGGATAGGAACAGGAATTGGTAAAACTATTGTTTCGGCTGCCCTGGTGGAAAAACTGAAGGCCGACTACTGGAAGCCGGTTCAATCAGGCGACCTCGAAAACAGCGATACCATCACCGTAAAAAATCTGATTTCAAATTCAAAGACCGTTTTTTTTGAGGAAGCGTACCGGTTAACCCAGCCGTTTTCTCCGCATAAATCTGCCGCTATTGATGGGATAAGCATAAAACCTGAAAATATAGGATTACCGGCAACAAGTAATACTCTTGTTATTGAAGGAGCCGGCGGTTTAATGGTGCCCCTGAACACCGACTTTTTAATGATCGACCTGATAAGGCAATTAGGCGCTGCCGTTATTTTGGTATCGCAAAATTATTTGGGGAGTATTAATCATACTTTATTATCGGCTTATGCCTTAAAAAAGGAAAATATCCCGGTACGGGGAATCATTTTTAACGGTGTTAAAGATATTTATTCAAAGGATTTTATCCTTGAAAATACCGGGTTTGAGTTACTGGGCCATATTCCCGCTTATGACATTTTAGACAAAAAAGCAATTATTGATGCCGGCCTTTTTATTAATGGTTTATAG
- a CDS encoding 3-hydroxyacyl-CoA dehydrogenase family protein → MKHITVIGSGTMGNGIAHTFAMHGFEVALFDISKEALDRAIITITANLDRQLKKGAIDEQLKAATLNRIAVFTELETAVSNADLVVEAATENKEIKLNLFKQLSNLCREGVILASNTSSISITEIAAVTKKPGNVIGMHFMNPVPLMKLVEVIRGFATTDEVTNKIMDLAKQLDKVPVEVNDYPGFVANRILMPMINEAICTLYEGVAGVEEIDTVMKLGMAHPMGPLQLADFIGLDVCLAILNVLYNGFGNQKYAPCPLLVNMVNAGHKGVKSGAGFYKYVSGNKELVVADKFIVR, encoded by the coding sequence ATGAAACATATAACAGTAATAGGTTCCGGCACCATGGGTAACGGGATTGCGCATACCTTTGCAATGCATGGCTTTGAAGTGGCATTATTTGATATCAGTAAAGAAGCACTTGACCGCGCAATAATCACCATAACCGCCAACCTTGACAGGCAGCTAAAAAAAGGCGCCATTGACGAACAACTTAAAGCAGCAACCCTTAACAGGATAGCCGTTTTTACTGAACTTGAAACTGCAGTATCCAATGCAGACCTTGTTGTGGAAGCCGCAACTGAAAACAAGGAGATCAAATTAAATTTATTTAAACAACTGAGTAACCTTTGCAGGGAGGGGGTGATCCTGGCTTCAAATACCTCCTCCATATCCATTACGGAAATTGCCGCGGTAACCAAAAAACCAGGTAATGTAATTGGCATGCATTTTATGAACCCTGTGCCGTTGATGAAACTCGTTGAAGTGATCAGGGGTTTTGCCACTACCGATGAAGTCACCAACAAGATAATGGATTTGGCCAAACAACTGGATAAAGTACCCGTGGAGGTTAATGACTACCCGGGCTTTGTAGCCAACAGGATATTAATGCCGATGATCAACGAAGCCATTTGTACCTTATATGAAGGAGTGGCAGGCGTTGAAGAAATTGATACCGTGATGAAACTAGGCATGGCGCACCCTATGGGTCCGTTGCAACTGGCTGATTTTATAGGCCTTGATGTGTGCCTTGCCATACTAAACGTACTATACAATGGTTTTGGCAATCAGAAATATGCGCCGTGTCCATTATTGGTTAACATGGTTAATGCCGGGCACAAAGGTGTAAAATCGGGTGCCGGTTTTTATAAATATGTAAGCGGCAATAAAGAGCTGGTAGTGGCGGATAAATTTATAGTACGTTAA
- a CDS encoding DPP IV N-terminal domain-containing protein → MNKNLHRYQIKHLLLFVLTFLFLLLSLPSKAQYFGQNKVRYKNLKFKVYKTPHFEIYYYLKNDSMIKRFAQEGELWYTLHQQIFRDTFKKPNPIILYANHPDFQQTTAIDGDIDIGTGGVTEGLKNRVVMPVMETNEMTRHVIGHELVHAFQYHLLLGKDSASFENINNLPLWMIEGMAEYLSLGKKDAYTAMWMRDAYLNHDIPTVRDLTVSNKYFPYRYGEAFWSFIGSTYGDTVIVPFFKNTARFGLGYGIKRTFGYDDKTLSNLWKNSIETTYKPYLKDTLQVPVGQRVIDDKNSGKMNLAPAISPDGKYLAFLSEKNLFTVDLFLADAKTGHILRKLTRKISNTHIDEFNFIESAGTWSPDSKRFAFSVFNKGRNRMLVVDVASGNTIEDVSMGKAAQFSNLSWSPDGSSIVFQGLAEGQSDLYLYNFNTRQVKQLTNDKYSDFQPAFSRDGKKIVFSSDRTTYDHSLSQAITFNLAELDLATGKITDINVFNGANNLNPQYSSDGSRIYFLSNRDGFRNMYRYTPATAKVEQMTDLFTGICGITEYSPALSISVNNDIVYSYYRAQKYSVYNAKETDFTAKAVDARELNSTMAMLPPTRAVGVDLVNSNLNNYLAYPKIPVDSIKNIPYKPQFKMDYLASTGVGASVSQYGTGLSSGIQGVFSDILGRNQIYAGVAVNGEVYDIGGQFTYVNQTGRWNFGASVSHIPFQTANYSVVPTNYQVNATTTIPANEERFDLIRIFEDQISLFTSYPITKKTRIEFGTGAAAYYYRVDRYSTFYDTSGAVLSNTHTHISNSTYNAETTNNGIQLIPFTTYNVNTALVGDNSYFGVASPLKGYRYRLQAEYDFGTYQYFAPTIDLREYVRVAPVTFAARLYGYGRFGNTGNLYQMYVGYPFLIRGYEAQTFYSTSSKTPTNGFTIDQLSGNRIAVANFEVRMPLTGPERLSQFKSKFLFTELNLFFDAGLAWNAGNQVKFQMGPDQIGTTPELDASGQEILVNGKPVLLPVYNANQRVPALSAGISLRVNVFGAFVLEPYFAYPFNRTDISRPVFGLGFTPGW, encoded by the coding sequence ATGAATAAAAATCTCCATCGCTACCAGATAAAGCATTTATTGCTGTTTGTTTTAACCTTTTTATTTTTATTACTAAGCCTGCCATCCAAAGCGCAATACTTCGGGCAAAATAAGGTGCGGTATAAAAACCTCAAATTCAAAGTTTACAAAACACCACATTTCGAGATCTATTATTATTTAAAAAATGATAGTATGATCAAGCGTTTTGCCCAGGAAGGCGAGCTTTGGTATACATTGCACCAACAAATTTTCAGGGATACGTTTAAGAAGCCTAACCCGATCATACTCTATGCCAACCATCCTGATTTCCAGCAAACCACTGCCATTGATGGCGACATAGATATAGGCACCGGCGGTGTTACCGAAGGCCTTAAAAACCGGGTGGTAATGCCGGTTATGGAAACCAACGAAATGACCCGCCATGTGATCGGGCACGAGCTGGTGCATGCGTTTCAATACCATTTGCTGTTAGGGAAAGATTCTGCTTCGTTCGAAAATATCAACAACTTGCCGCTATGGATGATAGAGGGTATGGCTGAATATCTTTCGCTCGGTAAAAAAGATGCTTATACGGCAATGTGGATGCGCGATGCCTACCTTAACCATGATATCCCAACCGTACGCGACCTTACCGTAAGTAATAAGTATTTCCCATACCGGTATGGCGAAGCATTTTGGTCGTTCATAGGCTCAACTTATGGAGATACCGTTATTGTACCATTCTTTAAAAACACGGCACGATTTGGTTTAGGTTATGGCATCAAAAGAACTTTCGGGTATGACGATAAAACACTTTCAAATCTCTGGAAAAATTCGATCGAAACTACTTATAAGCCTTATTTAAAAGATACTTTACAAGTACCTGTAGGACAAAGGGTTATAGATGATAAAAACTCCGGTAAAATGAACCTGGCGCCAGCAATAAGTCCGGATGGAAAATACCTGGCATTTTTATCTGAAAAGAATCTTTTTACGGTGGACCTTTTTTTGGCAGATGCAAAAACCGGGCATATACTGCGAAAGCTTACCAGAAAAATATCCAACACGCATATCGACGAATTTAATTTCATCGAATCAGCCGGAACTTGGTCGCCTGATAGCAAACGCTTTGCATTTAGTGTTTTTAATAAAGGGCGGAACCGGATGCTGGTGGTTGATGTAGCATCGGGAAACACAATTGAAGATGTTTCCATGGGCAAAGCCGCACAGTTCAGCAACCTTTCCTGGTCGCCGGATGGCAGCAGCATTGTATTCCAGGGATTGGCCGAAGGGCAAAGCGATCTGTATTTATATAATTTTAACACCCGGCAGGTGAAGCAGCTCACAAATGATAAATACTCCGATTTCCAGCCGGCCTTTTCAAGGGATGGTAAAAAGATCGTTTTTTCGAGCGACCGGACTACGTACGACCATTCATTAAGCCAGGCGATTACTTTTAATCTTGCTGAATTGGACCTGGCAACCGGGAAAATTACCGATATAAACGTTTTTAACGGGGCCAATAACTTAAACCCGCAGTATTCTTCGGACGGAAGCCGGATTTATTTCCTGTCAAACCGCGACGGGTTTCGCAACATGTACCGGTATACACCTGCTACGGCAAAAGTTGAACAAATGACAGACCTGTTTACAGGCATTTGCGGGATTACAGAATATTCGCCGGCATTGAGCATTTCAGTCAATAACGATATTGTTTATTCCTATTACAGGGCTCAAAAGTACTCGGTTTATAATGCAAAGGAAACGGATTTTACCGCGAAAGCTGTTGACGCCCGGGAGTTAAATTCAACCATGGCCATGCTGCCCCCTACCCGTGCTGTGGGTGTCGACCTGGTCAACTCAAACCTGAATAATTACCTGGCGTATCCAAAAATTCCCGTCGACTCAATTAAAAATATCCCCTATAAACCACAGTTTAAAATGGACTACCTCGCCAGCACGGGTGTTGGCGCATCTGTAAGCCAGTACGGCACCGGTTTATCAAGTGGTATACAAGGCGTTTTTAGTGATATTTTGGGAAGAAACCAAATCTACGCAGGTGTTGCCGTAAATGGTGAGGTATATGATATTGGCGGGCAATTTACCTATGTTAATCAAACGGGTCGGTGGAATTTTGGTGCAAGCGTATCGCATATCCCGTTTCAGACTGCAAATTATAGCGTGGTACCTACAAACTACCAGGTAAATGCTACCACTACGATTCCCGCAAATGAAGAAAGATTCGACCTGATCCGTATTTTCGAGGACCAGATTTCCTTATTTACCTCCTACCCGATCACCAAAAAAACGCGCATTGAATTTGGAACGGGTGCTGCCGCCTATTACTACCGCGTTGACAGGTATAGTACTTTCTATGATACTTCGGGCGCCGTACTGAGTAATACCCATACGCATATATCAAATTCAACCTATAATGCCGAGACCACTAATAACGGAATACAGCTGATCCCTTTTACCACCTACAACGTAAATACGGCCCTGGTGGGCGACAATTCATACTTCGGGGTGGCATCTCCGTTAAAAGGGTATCGTTACAGGCTGCAGGCCGAGTATGATTTTGGTACCTACCAGTATTTTGCGCCAACGATCGACCTGAGAGAATATGTGCGGGTAGCGCCGGTTACCTTTGCTGCCAGGCTTTACGGTTACGGTCGATTTGGCAATACGGGCAACCTGTACCAGATGTACGTCGGCTATCCATTCCTCATCCGCGGGTACGAAGCGCAAACATTTTACAGCACATCCAGTAAAACACCAACAAACGGGTTCACTATCGACCAATTGTCGGGTAACCGTATCGCCGTCGCTAACTTTGAGGTCCGGATGCCTTTAACCGGGCCGGAAAGGCTTTCACAATTTAAATCAAAATTCCTGTTTACCGAGCTCAACCTGTTTTTCGATGCTGGTTTAGCCTGGAACGCGGGCAACCAGGTTAAGTTTCAGATGGGGCCTGACCAAATTGGCACCACACCCGAATTAGATGCCAGTGGCCAAGAGATCCTGGTAAACGGCAAGCCGGTGCTGCTGCCGGTATATAATGCAAATCAGCGCGTGCCAGCCTTAAGTGCGGGCATTTCACTTAGGGTAAATGTTTTTGGCGCATTTGTTTTGGAACCCTATTTTGCCTATCCGTTTAACCGTACAGATATCAGCAGACCTGTATTTGGATTAGGATTTACGCCCGGCTGGTAG
- a CDS encoding fasciclin domain-containing protein produces the protein MGVIILGLHCAFVFSQTTIITNPVNDTVKSKWGKVKIVDGTKMTSSNDIIENITQSQEYTTLVTVIEDAGLTQTFKSKGPITVFAPTNKAFEKLPAGQLDTLIKPNHKYDLSYLITYHAIAGRVTAHDIEKKINTNNGEATFTTLAGTKLTAKIDENRNIVLIDENGGQSIISKFDIQQSNGILHIVTSVLVPKPKAI, from the coding sequence ATGGGAGTTATCATACTGGGTTTGCATTGTGCTTTCGTGTTTTCTCAAACCACAATAATTACAAACCCGGTAAATGATACAGTGAAATCGAAATGGGGCAAGGTAAAAATTGTTGACGGGACTAAAATGACCTCATCTAATGACATCATTGAAAATATAACACAATCGCAGGAGTACACTACTTTAGTCACGGTAATTGAAGACGCCGGGTTAACCCAAACATTTAAAAGCAAAGGGCCGATAACTGTTTTTGCACCCACTAACAAGGCATTTGAAAAATTGCCTGCCGGGCAATTGGATACACTTATAAAACCGAATCATAAATATGATTTGAGTTACCTGATTACCTATCATGCAATTGCCGGACGGGTAACTGCCCATGATATTGAGAAGAAAATCAATACAAATAACGGGGAGGCTACTTTCACTACATTGGCAGGCACTAAGCTAACCGCAAAAATTGACGAAAACCGCAATATTGTTTTGATTGATGAAAATGGCGGCCAGAGCATCATCAGTAAGTTTGATATCCAGCAAAGCAATGGAATATTGCATATTGTAACCTCAGTGCTGGTTCCCAAACCAAAAGCAATATAA
- a CDS encoding YXWGXW repeat-containing protein → MKTISKLGMMLALAGSLFLASCAGSYYVYERPAEPVYVRPVAPYPGAIWIEGDWVWQGGRYVYFRGHWDRPRPGRVWMRGAWERGPRGYRWHRGYWR, encoded by the coding sequence ATGAAAACAATATCAAAATTGGGGATGATGCTTGCTTTAGCTGGTTCCCTTTTCCTGGCTTCTTGCGCAGGAAGTTACTATGTTTATGAAAGGCCTGCAGAACCGGTTTATGTAAGACCGGTGGCTCCATATCCCGGTGCAATTTGGATTGAAGGTGATTGGGTGTGGCAAGGCGGCAGGTACGTTTATTTCCGTGGCCACTGGGACAGGCCAAGACCCGGCCGGGTATGGATGCGCGGCGCCTGGGAACGTGGCCCACGAGGATACAGATGGCATAGAGGTTATTGGAGGTAA
- a CDS encoding GIY-YIG nuclease family protein translates to MKRFIYIITDRNRNNLHVGLCSDLLKTLEFYRQMPTLFFDNANQLNRLVYFEEINTEEQAMERFKTVSTFTRPQKEKMIRPVNPDWVDLTIGLNYESGVRVRPQLRPSIGSSRRALTF, encoded by the coding sequence ATGAAACGCTTCATCTATATCATCACCGACAGAAACCGCAATAACTTACACGTAGGCCTATGTTCAGACCTGTTGAAAACCCTGGAATTTTACCGCCAGATGCCTACTTTGTTTTTTGATAATGCCAATCAGCTTAACCGTTTGGTTTATTTTGAAGAGATAAATACAGAAGAACAGGCAATGGAGCGATTTAAAACAGTAAGCACTTTTACCAGGCCCCAAAAAGAAAAAATGATCAGACCTGTAAACCCCGACTGGGTGGATCTGACCATTGGATTAAATTACGAAAGCGGAGTTAGAGTACGCCCCCAGCTCCGCCCGTCGATAGGTTCAAGCCGCAGAGCGCTTACTTTTTAA
- the msrB gene encoding peptide-methionine (R)-S-oxide reductase MsrB, with product MKKSILALLLVSMIAALGCQPSSGQQLKKFDPKRKMSKAPAEWKKTLTSNQYYIMVESGTEPPYQNAYFNNHEKGVYVSAATGEVLFSSDDKYDSGTGWPSFVKPVDPKKIEIVTDNSDGMVRDEVIERSTGLHLGHVFDDGPQDRGGKRYCMNSGALKFIKK from the coding sequence ATGAAGAAATCAATTTTAGCACTGCTGCTGGTGAGTATGATCGCGGCATTGGGTTGCCAGCCCAGTAGTGGCCAGCAGTTAAAAAAATTCGACCCGAAACGTAAAATGAGCAAAGCTCCTGCTGAATGGAAAAAAACGCTCACATCTAACCAGTATTACATTATGGTTGAAAGCGGCACGGAACCACCCTATCAGAATGCTTATTTTAACAACCATGAAAAAGGCGTTTATGTAAGCGCGGCAACCGGCGAAGTATTATTTTCGTCGGATGATAAATATGACAGCGGTACGGGTTGGCCAAGTTTTGTAAAACCTGTAGATCCTAAAAAAATAGAGATCGTTACGGACAATAGCGACGGCATGGTGCGCGATGAAGTAATTGAGCGCAGTACGGGCCTGCACCTCGGCCATGTTTTTGATGACGGACCGCAAGATCGCGGTGGCAAAAGATATTGCATGAACTCGGGCGCTTTAAAGTTTATTAAAAAGTAA
- a CDS encoding aminotransferase class I/II-fold pyridoxal phosphate-dependent enzyme: MTPSELFIKKKLDERRMAGNFRFLRSTNTLVDFCSNDYLGFARSLALKNSTEAEMKNIESVSNGSTGSRLLSGNSDYALRLEENIASLHQTEASLLFNSGYDANLGLFSSLPQRGDTIITDELIHASIIDGARLSYANRYTFKHNDLQALEDKLRQAKGNCYVAIESVYSMDGDTPPIAEILNLADKYNAHLIVDEAHAVGLYGLGLVDESLTDRVFARVVTFGKALGCHGAVIIGSTLLKEYLINFARSFIYTTAAPLHQLASVKMAYRLLADSSGQAEILRQNILHFKQNIKHNTPYPLIKSDSAIQCIVLKSNEKAKLLAERLQNNGLDVRAILSPTVPGGSERIRICLHSFNTKNEITLLTDIINYFINE, encoded by the coding sequence TTGACGCCTTCGGAATTATTTATAAAAAAGAAACTGGATGAAAGGCGCATGGCCGGTAATTTCCGTTTTTTAAGATCAACAAATACCCTGGTCGATTTTTGCTCAAATGATTACCTTGGGTTTGCGCGTTCTTTAGCTTTAAAAAACAGCACTGAAGCAGAAATGAAAAATATTGAATCAGTTTCAAATGGTTCAACAGGTTCACGCCTGCTTTCGGGAAATTCAGATTATGCATTACGATTGGAAGAAAATATTGCGAGCCTGCACCAAACCGAAGCCAGCTTATTGTTTAATTCGGGTTATGATGCCAACCTGGGCTTGTTTTCGTCGCTGCCGCAGCGCGGGGATACGATAATTACAGATGAACTGATACACGCATCCATCATAGATGGCGCAAGGTTAAGTTATGCCAATCGCTATACTTTTAAGCATAACGACCTGCAGGCCCTGGAAGATAAACTGCGACAGGCAAAGGGAAACTGCTATGTGGCTATTGAGAGTGTTTACTCCATGGATGGCGACACCCCGCCTATTGCTGAAATATTGAACCTGGCAGATAAATATAACGCGCATTTAATTGTAGATGAAGCCCATGCCGTTGGTTTGTACGGATTGGGACTGGTGGACGAATCTCTGACTGACCGGGTATTTGCCAGGGTCGTTACTTTCGGGAAAGCGCTCGGGTGCCATGGGGCCGTTATCATTGGAAGTACACTACTGAAGGAATACCTGATAAACTTTGCCCGCTCGTTTATTTATACTACGGCTGCTCCTCTTCATCAATTGGCATCGGTAAAAATGGCCTACCGGCTTTTAGCGGATTCATCCGGCCAGGCTGAAATACTTCGGCAAAATATTTTACACTTTAAACAAAACATTAAGCATAATACCCCCTATCCCCTCATCAAAAGCGACAGCGCAATTCAATGTATCGTGTTAAAAAGTAATGAAAAAGCAAAATTATTGGCAGAACGCCTCCAAAACAATGGGTTGGATGTAAGGGCAATACTTAGCCCTACAGTACCGGGGGGAAGTGAGCGGATCAGGATCTGTTTGCATTCGTTTAATACTAAAAATGAAATAACTTTGCTCACAGATATTATTAACTATTTTATAAATGAATAA
- the argS gene encoding arginine--tRNA ligase, with amino-acid sequence MDFIVAATLKAISHLYHTDITAGDINLQETRKEFEGQVTIVTFPFTRFSKKSPEQTGNEIGAYLQNELSEVAGFNVIKGFLNISFADDYWLNQLYTEILPDDFAVFKPNGQKVMVEYSSPNTNKPLHLGHVRNNLLGFSVAEILAAAGYEVIKTNLVNDRGIHICKSMLAWQKWGDGETPASSGMKGDHLAGKYYVLFDREYKIQIEALIAEGQTEDEAKKNAPLIKEAQQMLQQWEAGDKKVKALWQTMNTWVYTGFAETYKKLGVSFDKFYYESDTYILGKDIIEEGLEKGVFFRKEDNSVWIDLTADGLDEKLVLRSDGTSVYMTQDLGTAQLKYNDFRMDKSLYVVGNEQDYHFKVLFLILQKMGKTWARGLFHLSYGMVDLPSGKMKSREGTVVDADDLMAEMEQTAKEQALAKGKIDAFSEDEKLHLYHIIGMGALKYFLLKVDPKKRLLFDPNESVELEGHTGPFIQYTHARIKSVLKKAGALEKSKAAAYQNLAGEERDLIVALTRFPEIIKLAAEAYSPALIANYIYELAKNYNKFYHENPILQAEDDPTKQFRLQLSLASGKVISKGMKLLGIEVPERM; translated from the coding sequence ATGGATTTTATTGTTGCAGCTACACTTAAAGCGATTAGTCATTTATATCATACTGATATTACTGCCGGTGATATCAACCTGCAGGAAACCCGTAAGGAATTTGAAGGCCAGGTAACCATTGTTACTTTCCCTTTTACCCGGTTCTCTAAAAAGTCACCTGAGCAAACCGGGAATGAGATTGGCGCCTACCTGCAAAACGAACTGAGCGAAGTTGCCGGGTTTAATGTAATCAAGGGTTTTTTGAATATTTCTTTTGCCGACGATTATTGGCTGAACCAGTTATATACGGAAATTCTGCCCGATGATTTTGCCGTTTTTAAGCCAAATGGCCAAAAAGTAATGGTTGAATATTCATCTCCCAATACCAATAAACCTTTGCACTTAGGGCATGTGCGCAATAATTTATTGGGCTTTTCGGTTGCGGAGATCCTTGCTGCGGCCGGGTACGAAGTTATTAAAACCAACCTGGTGAATGACCGTGGCATCCATATCTGCAAATCAATGCTGGCCTGGCAAAAGTGGGGCGATGGCGAAACGCCGGCGTCATCCGGGATGAAAGGCGACCATTTGGCCGGTAAATATTATGTGCTTTTTGACAGGGAGTACAAAATTCAGATTGAGGCCTTAATAGCCGAAGGGCAAACTGAGGATGAAGCCAAAAAGAACGCCCCATTGATTAAAGAGGCCCAGCAGATGCTTCAACAATGGGAGGCCGGGGATAAAAAAGTGAAAGCGCTTTGGCAAACGATGAACACCTGGGTGTACACCGGTTTTGCCGAAACCTATAAAAAGCTGGGGGTTAGTTTTGATAAATTTTATTACGAATCGGATACTTATATTTTAGGTAAGGATATTATTGAAGAGGGCCTTGAAAAAGGCGTGTTTTTTAGGAAAGAAGACAATTCGGTGTGGATCGACCTGACGGCCGACGGGCTTGATGAAAAATTGGTTTTAAGGTCGGACGGTACTTCGGTGTATATGACACAGGATCTTGGCACCGCCCAATTAAAATACAATGATTTCCGTATGGATAAGTCCTTGTATGTGGTAGGTAACGAGCAGGACTATCATTTTAAAGTATTGTTCCTCATCCTGCAAAAAATGGGTAAAACCTGGGCGCGGGGTTTATTTCATTTATCGTATGGTATGGTTGACCTTCCATCCGGCAAAATGAAATCGCGTGAAGGAACCGTTGTTGATGCCGATGACCTGATGGCCGAAATGGAACAAACTGCCAAAGAACAGGCGCTCGCCAAAGGGAAAATTGACGCGTTTAGCGAAGACGAAAAGCTGCATTTATACCACATTATAGGTATGGGCGCTTTAAAATACTTCCTGCTGAAAGTCGACCCTAAAAAACGATTATTATTTGACCCGAATGAGTCGGTTGAATTAGAGGGCCATACCGGGCCATTTATACAGTATACCCACGCGCGTATAAAATCGGTGTTAAAAAAAGCAGGCGCGTTAGAAAAAAGCAAGGCGGCAGCCTATCAAAACTTAGCCGGCGAAGAACGTGATCTTATTGTTGCCCTTACCCGTTTCCCCGAAATTATCAAACTGGCAGCCGAGGCTTACAGCCCGGCGCTGATCGCCAATTATATTTACGAACTGGCTAAAAACTACAATAAGTTTTATCATGAAAACCCCATCCTGCAGGCGGAGGACGACCCTACAAAACAATTCCGTCTCCAGCTTTCATTAGCATCGGGAAAAGTAATCAGCAAAGGGATGAAATTGCTTGGTATTGAAGTTCCTGAGCGGATGTAA
- a CDS encoding LexA family transcriptional regulator — protein sequence MSKIPSNIKFLRKKKGLTQQQFADAVGIKRSLVGAYEEERADPKYDLLKKIALFFDVSIDDFINETINEKWAPKPKGNPANLRVLSISVDKDDNENIELVPLKASAGYLNGYADPEYVAELPKFYLPMFKQGTHRAFEIKGDSMLPLVSGTIIIGEYVENWADVKPAETYVVISKNDGIVYKRIGNKFKENKPLKLISDNPVYEPYEITGEDVLEIWKAKAYISTHFPLPAPEPTLESLTSMMAQMQRSISNLQSN from the coding sequence ATGTCAAAAATTCCTTCAAATATTAAATTTCTTCGAAAAAAGAAAGGGCTTACACAGCAGCAGTTTGCTGACGCAGTAGGCATAAAAAGGTCGCTTGTAGGCGCATATGAAGAAGAACGGGCCGATCCGAAATACGATCTGCTAAAAAAAATAGCATTATTTTTTGACGTGTCGATTGATGACTTTATTAACGAAACCATTAACGAAAAGTGGGCCCCTAAGCCCAAAGGTAACCCTGCCAACCTGCGCGTATTAAGCATTTCTGTTGATAAGGATGATAATGAAAACATCGAACTGGTACCTTTAAAAGCCAGTGCAGGTTACCTGAATGGCTATGCTGATCCTGAATATGTGGCCGAACTGCCAAAATTCTACCTGCCTATGTTTAAACAAGGCACGCACAGGGCTTTTGAAATAAAGGGTGATTCGATGCTGCCACTGGTTTCCGGAACCATCATTATCGGCGAATATGTGGAAAACTGGGCAGATGTAAAACCTGCGGAAACATATGTGGTCATTTCTAAAAATGATGGTATAGTATACAAACGTATCGGCAATAAATTTAAAGAAAACAAACCACTGAAATTGATATCCGACAACCCGGTATATGAGCCCTACGAAATAACCGGCGAGGATGTGTTGGAGATCTGGAAGGCTAAAGCTTATATATCAACCCATTTCCCGTTACCTGCACCGGAGCCGACATTGGAAAGCCTTACCAGCATGATGGCCCAGATGCAGCGCTCTATTTCGAATTTGCAGTCTAATTAG